The segment TTGACCACTCGCCGGATACCATTCAGTCTTTTTTATTTCTGAAAGCGCGCGAGACCGCAATGTGTCCCCCTCGCTATCAATATCTTTGTCCATTGCAATAAACCATTGAGGAGTGTTCCGGAAAATGATGGGTTTTTTTGATCTCCATGAATGGGGGTATTGATGCTTGAGCCGAGACCGAGCAGTAATCGCAGCATTTTTTACAAGAGCTGCAATCACTGCCTCATTAGCATCACCTTTCCTACCCTTTTCAGTGAGTACACGCTTGCCCTTAAAACCAAGAGCCTCACTGGTCAGAAAACCGTCTCCATCAACAGTCGAGGGAATCGTTGGATCTATACCCTTTTCTTCCAAAGTCTTTTTATTTGCTACCCACACTTCAAAATCATCTACACCATGGCCAGGCGCTGTGTGCACAAACCCTGTTCCAGCATCTTCCGTGACATGATTACCAACTAATAAAGGCACGGAGAAATCGTATCCTAAAAGCCGCAAAGGATGAGCACATATTGTGTCTTTCAATAGTGTCGTCGAAAAATCATCGATACGCTTGAAGCCGTCTACACGGGCTTCTTCAAAAAAGCTATTCGCTAAGCTGTCCGCCATTACAAGCTTCTCGCCTTCTCCAACCCAGTTCTCAATAGGTGCTGAGGTCACCTGATAAAGGCCATATGAGATGTGTTCTGAAAAACAGATCGCTCGATTGCCAGGTATAGTCCATGGGGTTGTTGTCCAAATCACAATAGATGCATCTAGAGTTTCAGAAATATTGCTAAAGTTATTTTCTTCGGGAAGCCCTATTATAGGGAATTTGACCCAAATTTGATCACTCTCAAAATCTTCGTACTCCACCTCGGCTTCAGCAAGAGCAGTTTTTTCAACCACAGACCACATTACTGGTTTTGAGCCCTTATAGAGGGTTCCATTCATCAAAAATTTACAAATTTCACCCGCAATGTAGGATTGGGCTTCATGAGCCATAGTCAAATAAGGGTGGTCCCAATCACCAAGAATACCAAGCCGCTTGAATTCTTCACGCTGAATATCAACCCATTTGCTTGCAAAATCTCTGCATTCAGCACGGAATTCTAGGACTGAAACCGCGTCTTTACTTTGTCCCTTAGCCCGATATTTTTCTTCAATTTTCCATTCAATTGGAAGACCATGGCAGTCCCAGCCTGGAACATAAACCGCGTCTTTACCAAGCATTTGTTGGGAGCGATTTATAACATCTTTCAAAATTTTATTTAATGCGTGGCCAATGTGCAGATTGCCATTAGCGTAAGGCGGGCCATCGTGAAGTATAAACCGTTCACGACCGTCGGCCTTGGACCGTAATCGTGACCATAAGTCTAGTTTTTGCCATCTCTCTAATAGTTTGGGTTCCCGTTTTGGAAGTCCAGCTTTCATGGGGAAATCTGTTTTTGGCAGTAGGAGTGTCTTTTTAAAGTCTTTTGTCATCAGTTCACATCTTTGCCCGGCTAGTGCCGAAAAATCCTAAAGTATAAAGTCATCCTATATGGAGCAGCTTTTTAATCAAGCGCAGCTCAACGTGCACCAGCGGCGCGAATATCAAGGGTCCGTTTGGCTATAGCACTATCAATCTCGATACGCTCCTTGAGTGCGTCAATACCATCGAATTTCTGCTCAGGGCGCAAGAACTCAATAAGTGCAACGCGTAAGATTTCTCCGTATATATTCTGCGAAAAATTAAAAATATGTGTTTCTAGAAAAACACGTGTCCCGTCTAATGTCGGTCGATTGCCGATATTAGCCACACCATTAAACCAGCGGGTATTTTCACTTTCATTTTCACTGTTCAAACCTGCACGAACAATATAGCCTCCGAAGGCTGGACGGAGATAGTTACCAAGATCGATATTTGCAGTCGGAAAACCGAGGTCGCGGCCCCGCTGGTCTCCTTTAATTACGGGGCCTACAATTTCGAATGGCCGCCCAAGTAAAGCAGCAGCGAGCGCCGGCTTACCCGCAACTAAATCCTCGCGGATACGGGTCGAAGAATATATTCCTCCTCCGGGAGATGCCACTGCCTCAACCAAAGATACATTAAAGCCATGTTTCTCACCCAATCTTTTCAACAGAGCCCCATCACCACTGCGTTTGCATCCGAATCTGAAATTATATCCAACGGAGACATGCCGTGCAGCCAGCCCATTAACCAAAACCTGGCGAACAAATTCCTCTGGTGATTGGGTCGAAAGAATTTGATCAAAAGTAAGCACTAATAGGAAATCAACTCCTACAGCGGCCATGAACCGTGCTTTCTCGTCGGTATCAGTAAGATA is part of the Pseudomonadota bacterium genome and harbors:
- the ileS gene encoding isoleucine--tRNA ligase, which encodes MTKDFKKTLLLPKTDFPMKAGLPKREPKLLERWQKLDLWSRLRSKADGRERFILHDGPPYANGNLHIGHALNKILKDVINRSQQMLGKDAVYVPGWDCHGLPIEWKIEEKYRAKGQSKDAVSVLEFRAECRDFASKWVDIQREEFKRLGILGDWDHPYLTMAHEAQSYIAGEICKFLMNGTLYKGSKPVMWSVVEKTALAEAEVEYEDFESDQIWVKFPIIGLPEENNFSNISETLDASIVIWTTTPWTIPGNRAICFSEHISYGLYQVTSAPIENWVGEGEKLVMADSLANSFFEEARVDGFKRIDDFSTTLLKDTICAHPLRLLGYDFSVPLLVGNHVTEDAGTGFVHTAPGHGVDDFEVWVANKKTLEEKGIDPTIPSTVDGDGFLTSEALGFKGKRVLTEKGRKGDANEAVIAALVKNAAITARSRLKHQYPHSWRSKKPIIFRNTPQWFIAMDKDIDSEGDTLRSRALSEIKKTEWYPASGQNRIESMIRGRPDWVISRQRAWGVPIPVFVKKINGEPLRDQNVADRIVNIFKKEGADAWYLNDPKRFLGEDYDPDDYEQVMDVVDVWFDSGSTHSFVLEGREDLEWPAALYLEGSDQHRGWFHSSLLESCGTRGLAPYKEVLTHGFVLAEDGRKMSKSLGNIVSPQQVIQNNGAETLRLWVAASDYSEDLRIGPEIIKQLTDSYRRLRNTLRYLLGNLDGFNESERVGYEQMPELERWILHRLWEIDREVRQGYQTYDFHRLFRTIHDFCANDLSAFYFDVRKDCLYCDLITSLDRRAARSVLDQLFSCLTAWLAPILCFTAEEAWLNRYDMKSEDSREDSVHLRQFPDIPANWRDEELAEKWSHVRLVRRAILGALEIERVEKRIGSSLQAAPEVYLSDKYKNAIESIDVADLAIVSSINLCSQPAPEGAFYLPDCDEIAVVCKPAVGQKCVRCWKISSEVGKLVPELCNRCANVVENCHWGSA
- a CDS encoding bifunctional riboflavin kinase/FAD synthetase, whose amino-acid sequence is MKIYRSVLEVPKQYRGATVVLGNFDGLHRGHQAVIGTAVAKGKPLGVVTFDPHPRKYFRPHDAPFYLTDTDEKARFMAAVGVDFLLVLTFDQILSTQSPEEFVRQVLVNGLAARHVSVGYNFRFGCKRSGDGALLKRLGEKHGFNVSLVEAVASPGGGIYSSTRIREDLVAGKPALAAALLGRPFEIVGPVIKGDQRGRDLGFPTANIDLGNYLRPAFGGYIVRAGLNSENESENTRWFNGVANIGNRPTLDGTRVFLETHIFNFSQNIYGEILRVALIEFLRPEQKFDGIDALKERIEIDSAIAKRTLDIRAAGAR